In Apostichopus japonicus isolate 1M-3 chromosome 3, ASM3797524v1, whole genome shotgun sequence, a single genomic region encodes these proteins:
- the LOC139965824 gene encoding cilia- and flagella-associated protein 418-like — protein MADDIDDLLDEVEDRYLKTKSIVKKPNQDKNCNNTFSSKPKKKTREEDDLDAAIDDIIGGTEVIDHTFSEKSKRHKEESCPISSQTTSSSLRKSLQKRCFPVYVGGSAIVVGVSSAMTERACDQLRCTSCDFKVVFYDNVQWDNTCDYLFFRNNVPDYQRLCSKLKKKKGSRAYACQCTWRSVTKLMNLVEEDIKWVCGKHPT, from the exons ATGGCTGATGATATCGACGATTTGTTGGATGAAGTTGAAGACAGATATTTGAAAACGAAATCCATTGTTAAAAAGCCAAATCAGGATAAAAATTGCAATAATACTTTCAGCAG taaaccaaagaaaaaaaccaGAGAGGAGGATGACTTAGATGCAgctattgatgacatcataggtGGCACAGAAGTTATAGATCACACATTCTCA GAAAAATCCAAGAGACATAAGGAGGAGAGTTGTCCAATATCCAGTCAAACAACATCATCATCTTTAAGAAAGTCTCTTCAGAAGAGATGTTTTCCTGTGTATGTTGGAGGCAGTGCAATAGTGGTAGGAGTCAGTAGTGCAATGACAGAGAG GGCATGTGATCAGCTCAGATGTACCTCTTGTGATTTTAAAGTTGTATTTTATGATAATGTACAGTGGGACAACACCTGTGATTACCTGTTCTTTAGAAACAATGTACCAGACTACCAGAGGCTTTGCAGtaaactgaaaaagaaaaaag GTAGTAGAGCGTATGCCTGCCAGTGTACATGGCGATCTGTTACTAAGCTTATGAATCTCGTGGAAGAAGATATCAAGTGGGTCTGTGGAAAACATCCAACGTAA
- the LOC139965825 gene encoding uncharacterized protein isoform X1, producing the protein MDFSAWMDTLYGWAPTAVKPKSTGAHAMNSGFAAIHGVGMITRELLTGNIIQLESRATGGLLRVNNRTGKVDFHGIYGKQAQFLVTREGEDIVTLRCISTTKNFLVLRNGTLYANGKGDPQCRFRYYVVDGHYMKLEAVHNPNRFISVHRKFSGREDVMTPFSTRSSGGSGIQGHFTVVITGHTNQTYAS; encoded by the exons ATGGACTTTAGT GCTTGGATGGACACCCTGTATGGATGGGCTCCCACAGCTGTTAAGCCAAAGAGCACG GGTGCTCATGCAATGAATTCTGGTTTTGCTGCCATCCATGGGGTTGGCATGATT ACTAGGGAACTTTTGACTGGTAACATCATACAACTAGAGTCTAGGGCAACTGGTGGCCTTCTCAGAGTAAACAACAGAACTGGAAAGGTTGACTTTCATGGTATATATGGAAAACAAG ctCAGTTCTTGGTCACGAGGGAGGGAGAGGATATAGTGACGCTGAGGTGTATATCCACAACAAAGAACTTTCTGGTCTTGAGGAATGGAACGCTTTATGCAAAT GGTAAGGGAGACCCACAGTGTAGATTTAGGTACTATGTTGTTGATGGACATTACATGAAGCTTGAAGCTGTACATAACCCAAACCGATTCATCTCAGTGCACAGAAAGTTCAGTGGACGAGAGGACGTCATGACCCCATTCAGCACCAGGTCATCAGGAGGAAGTGGAATACAGGGTCACTTTACAGTTGTCATAACA GGCCACACCAACCAAACATATGCTTCATGA
- the LOC139965822 gene encoding alkaline phosphatase-like isoform X2: MGIPSVTASRIYKGQLKGKTGEEEKLNFEDFPYSGLVKTYNTDAQTSDSAGTATAYLCGVKTKKGVIGIDDRVTRGICSTGAGGNVDSIVRRAQYAGKATGIVTTTRVTHATPAATYAHSPDRTWETNRPMPLSEKRDGCQDIATQLAANTDLNVVLGGGRATFLSLLHEDPEFPKLRGLRTDGKNLVNTWLNNHGDAGHTNFHYVWNQTQFDAVDPATTNYLLGLFQPSHMQFAALRKNDSAGEPSLEEMTEKAIQIMQNDPDGFVLVVESGRIDHGHHMGSAQYALEEVLALDRAVKKATDMVDLSETLVIVTADHSHTMVLQGYSTRGNPILGFANAKTPLDKLPYTSIGYLNGPGAVRTAAEKSLEMVQAPASNKTFQAIRPDDSNWNTESKLYFQQALIPMESETHGGEDVPVYAVGPMAHLFHTTHEQSYLAHAMQYAACIGDYAGACDRTTVPSVLVVNHAMDHSNGGSTLVNSMLVLTIMLALAIIHIEH, from the exons ATGGGCATCCCAAGTGTTACAGCTAGTAGGATCTACAAGGGGCAACTCAAGGGTAAAACAGGAGAAGAAGAGAAACTCAATTTCGAGGATTTTCCTTATTCTGGTTTGGTCAAG ACTTATAACACTGACGCACAAACTTCTGATTCAGCCGGAACAGCCACAGCCTACCTCTGTGGAGTCAAGACAAAGAAAGGCGTGATTGGTATCGATGATAGGGTAACCAGGGGTATATGCTCTACCGGGGCTGGGGGCAACGTTGACTCCATTGTGCGACGTGCACAATATGCAG GAAAGGCGACAGGCATCGTCACTACTACGAGGGTAACTCACGCTACTCCCGCAGCAACTTACGCCCACAGCCCCGATCGAACTTGGGAGACGAACCGCCCAATGCCCTTATCTGAGAAGAGAGATGGCTGCCAGGATATTGCAACACAGTTGGCAGCGAATACGGATTTAAAT GTTGTCCTCGGTGGAGGACGTGCTACTTTTCTTTCGCTTCTTCACGAGGATCCTGAATTCCCCAAATTGCGAGGATTAAGAACGGACGGCAAGAATCTCGTTAATACTTGGCTTAATAATCACGGTGATGCTGGACACACCAACTTTCATTATGTTTGGAATCAAACTCAATTTGACGCCGTGGACCCAGCAACTACCAACTATCTACTCG GTTTATTTCAGCCGTCTCACATGCAGTTCGCCGCGCTGAGGAAAAATGATTCTGCTGGAGAGCCATCACTTGAGGAGATGACAGAGAAAGCCATCCAGATCATGCAGAACGACCCTGATGGATTCGTACTTGTAGTTGAAT CCGGACGCATCGACCATGGCCATCACATGGGGTCAGCACAGTACGCCCTTGAGGAGGTATTGGCCCTTGACAGGGCTGTAAAGAAGGCCACTGATATGGTAGATTTATCGGAGACACTCGTTATTGTAACTGCAGATCATAGTCATACTATGGTGCTACAGGGTTATTCGACACGTGGTAACCCGATACTAG GTTTTGCTAATGCCAAGACGCCTTTGGATAAGTTACCGTACACATCAATAGGTTATCTCAACGGCCCCGGGGCTGTGAGGACAGCGGCAGAAAAAAGTCTGGAGATGGTGCAAGCTCCTGCATCAAACAAGACATTCCAGGCTATAAGACCGGACGATTCCAACTGGAATACAG AATCTAAGTTGTACTTTCAACAAGCTTTGATACCGATGGAATCAGAGACCCATGGAGGGGAAGACGTCCCAGTCTACGCCGTAGGACCAATGGCCCATCTGTTCCACACGACTCATGAACAGAGTTACCTGGCCCACGCCATGCAGTACGCAGCCTGTATCGGGGACTATGCAGGGGCGTGTGATCGTACCACCGTCCCCAGTGTTCTAGTCGTCAATCATGCTATGGACCATAGCAACGGGGGAAGCACTCTGGTTAATTCTATGTTAGTTCTGACGATAATGCTAGCTTTGGCAATTATACATATTGAACATTAA
- the LOC139965825 gene encoding uncharacterized protein isoform X3, with protein sequence MDTLYGWAPTAVKPKSTGAHAMNSGFAAIHGVGMITRELLTGNIIQLESRATGGLLRVNNRTGKVDFHGIYGKQAQFLVTREGEDIVTLRCISTTKNFLVLRNGTLYANGKGDPQCRFRYYVVDGHYMKLEAVHNPNRFISVHRKFSGREDVMTPFSTRSSGGSGIQGHFTVVITGHTNQTYAS encoded by the exons ATGGACACCCTGTATGGATGGGCTCCCACAGCTGTTAAGCCAAAGAGCACG GGTGCTCATGCAATGAATTCTGGTTTTGCTGCCATCCATGGGGTTGGCATGATT ACTAGGGAACTTTTGACTGGTAACATCATACAACTAGAGTCTAGGGCAACTGGTGGCCTTCTCAGAGTAAACAACAGAACTGGAAAGGTTGACTTTCATGGTATATATGGAAAACAAG ctCAGTTCTTGGTCACGAGGGAGGGAGAGGATATAGTGACGCTGAGGTGTATATCCACAACAAAGAACTTTCTGGTCTTGAGGAATGGAACGCTTTATGCAAAT GGTAAGGGAGACCCACAGTGTAGATTTAGGTACTATGTTGTTGATGGACATTACATGAAGCTTGAAGCTGTACATAACCCAAACCGATTCATCTCAGTGCACAGAAAGTTCAGTGGACGAGAGGACGTCATGACCCCATTCAGCACCAGGTCATCAGGAGGAAGTGGAATACAGGGTCACTTTACAGTTGTCATAACA GGCCACACCAACCAAACATATGCTTCATGA
- the LOC139965825 gene encoding uncharacterized protein isoform X2, whose translation MWARAWMDTLYGWAPTAVKPKSTGAHAMNSGFAAIHGVGMITRELLTGNIIQLESRATGGLLRVNNRTGKVDFHGIYGKQAQFLVTREGEDIVTLRCISTTKNFLVLRNGTLYANGKGDPQCRFRYYVVDGHYMKLEAVHNPNRFISVHRKFSGREDVMTPFSTRSSGGSGIQGHFTVVITGHTNQTYAS comes from the exons ATGTGGGCTCGT GCTTGGATGGACACCCTGTATGGATGGGCTCCCACAGCTGTTAAGCCAAAGAGCACG GGTGCTCATGCAATGAATTCTGGTTTTGCTGCCATCCATGGGGTTGGCATGATT ACTAGGGAACTTTTGACTGGTAACATCATACAACTAGAGTCTAGGGCAACTGGTGGCCTTCTCAGAGTAAACAACAGAACTGGAAAGGTTGACTTTCATGGTATATATGGAAAACAAG ctCAGTTCTTGGTCACGAGGGAGGGAGAGGATATAGTGACGCTGAGGTGTATATCCACAACAAAGAACTTTCTGGTCTTGAGGAATGGAACGCTTTATGCAAAT GGTAAGGGAGACCCACAGTGTAGATTTAGGTACTATGTTGTTGATGGACATTACATGAAGCTTGAAGCTGTACATAACCCAAACCGATTCATCTCAGTGCACAGAAAGTTCAGTGGACGAGAGGACGTCATGACCCCATTCAGCACCAGGTCATCAGGAGGAAGTGGAATACAGGGTCACTTTACAGTTGTCATAACA GGCCACACCAACCAAACATATGCTTCATGA
- the LOC139965822 gene encoding alkaline phosphatase-like isoform X1 has translation MYRFFLLTLFVGSVVTEDAIYWKNEAIVELQEALDAQNLNKGIAKNIIFFVGDGMGIPSVTASRIYKGQLKGKTGEEEKLNFEDFPYSGLVKTYNTDAQTSDSAGTATAYLCGVKTKKGVIGIDDRVTRGICSTGAGGNVDSIVRRAQYAGKATGIVTTTRVTHATPAATYAHSPDRTWETNRPMPLSEKRDGCQDIATQLAANTDLNVVLGGGRATFLSLLHEDPEFPKLRGLRTDGKNLVNTWLNNHGDAGHTNFHYVWNQTQFDAVDPATTNYLLGLFQPSHMQFAALRKNDSAGEPSLEEMTEKAIQIMQNDPDGFVLVVESGRIDHGHHMGSAQYALEEVLALDRAVKKATDMVDLSETLVIVTADHSHTMVLQGYSTRGNPILGFANAKTPLDKLPYTSIGYLNGPGAVRTAAEKSLEMVQAPASNKTFQAIRPDDSNWNTESKLYFQQALIPMESETHGGEDVPVYAVGPMAHLFHTTHEQSYLAHAMQYAACIGDYAGACDRTTVPSVLVVNHAMDHSNGGSTLVNSMLVLTIMLALAIIHIEH, from the exons ATGTATCGCTTCTTTCTGCTAACTCTGTTTGTAGGCTCTGTGGTGACTGAGG ATGCCATCTACTGGAAGAATGAAGCTATTGTTGAGTTACAAGAGGCACTAGATGCCCAGAATCTAAACAAAGGCATCGCTaaaaatattatcttttttGTTGGGGATGGAATGGGCATCCCAAGTGTTACAGCTAGTAGGATCTACAAGGGGCAACTCAAGGGTAAAACAGGAGAAGAAGAGAAACTCAATTTCGAGGATTTTCCTTATTCTGGTTTGGTCAAG ACTTATAACACTGACGCACAAACTTCTGATTCAGCCGGAACAGCCACAGCCTACCTCTGTGGAGTCAAGACAAAGAAAGGCGTGATTGGTATCGATGATAGGGTAACCAGGGGTATATGCTCTACCGGGGCTGGGGGCAACGTTGACTCCATTGTGCGACGTGCACAATATGCAG GAAAGGCGACAGGCATCGTCACTACTACGAGGGTAACTCACGCTACTCCCGCAGCAACTTACGCCCACAGCCCCGATCGAACTTGGGAGACGAACCGCCCAATGCCCTTATCTGAGAAGAGAGATGGCTGCCAGGATATTGCAACACAGTTGGCAGCGAATACGGATTTAAAT GTTGTCCTCGGTGGAGGACGTGCTACTTTTCTTTCGCTTCTTCACGAGGATCCTGAATTCCCCAAATTGCGAGGATTAAGAACGGACGGCAAGAATCTCGTTAATACTTGGCTTAATAATCACGGTGATGCTGGACACACCAACTTTCATTATGTTTGGAATCAAACTCAATTTGACGCCGTGGACCCAGCAACTACCAACTATCTACTCG GTTTATTTCAGCCGTCTCACATGCAGTTCGCCGCGCTGAGGAAAAATGATTCTGCTGGAGAGCCATCACTTGAGGAGATGACAGAGAAAGCCATCCAGATCATGCAGAACGACCCTGATGGATTCGTACTTGTAGTTGAAT CCGGACGCATCGACCATGGCCATCACATGGGGTCAGCACAGTACGCCCTTGAGGAGGTATTGGCCCTTGACAGGGCTGTAAAGAAGGCCACTGATATGGTAGATTTATCGGAGACACTCGTTATTGTAACTGCAGATCATAGTCATACTATGGTGCTACAGGGTTATTCGACACGTGGTAACCCGATACTAG GTTTTGCTAATGCCAAGACGCCTTTGGATAAGTTACCGTACACATCAATAGGTTATCTCAACGGCCCCGGGGCTGTGAGGACAGCGGCAGAAAAAAGTCTGGAGATGGTGCAAGCTCCTGCATCAAACAAGACATTCCAGGCTATAAGACCGGACGATTCCAACTGGAATACAG AATCTAAGTTGTACTTTCAACAAGCTTTGATACCGATGGAATCAGAGACCCATGGAGGGGAAGACGTCCCAGTCTACGCCGTAGGACCAATGGCCCATCTGTTCCACACGACTCATGAACAGAGTTACCTGGCCCACGCCATGCAGTACGCAGCCTGTATCGGGGACTATGCAGGGGCGTGTGATCGTACCACCGTCCCCAGTGTTCTAGTCGTCAATCATGCTATGGACCATAGCAACGGGGGAAGCACTCTGGTTAATTCTATGTTAGTTCTGACGATAATGCTAGCTTTGGCAATTATACATATTGAACATTAA